From the genome of Streptomyces sp. NBC_01317, one region includes:
- the hisB gene encoding imidazoleglycerol-phosphate dehydratase HisB, translated as MSRIGRVERSTKETSVVVEIDLDGTGTVDVSTGVGFFDHMLDQLGRHGLFDLTVKTEGDLHIDTHHTIEDTALALGAAFKQALGDKVGVYRFGNCTVPLDESLAQVTVDLSGRPYLVHTEPENMAPMIGSYDTTMTRHILESFVAQARIALHVHVPYGRNAHHIVECQFKALARALRYASERDPRAVGILPSTKGAL; from the coding sequence ATGAGCCGCATCGGCCGCGTGGAACGCAGTACGAAAGAGACCTCCGTCGTCGTGGAGATCGACCTCGACGGCACGGGGACGGTCGACGTGTCGACCGGGGTCGGCTTCTTCGACCACATGCTCGACCAGCTCGGCCGGCACGGCCTGTTCGACCTCACGGTGAAGACCGAGGGCGACCTGCACATCGACACGCACCACACCATCGAGGACACCGCGCTGGCCCTCGGTGCCGCCTTCAAGCAGGCCCTCGGCGACAAGGTCGGCGTCTACCGCTTCGGCAACTGCACGGTCCCGCTGGACGAGTCGCTCGCCCAGGTGACCGTGGACCTCTCGGGCCGCCCGTACCTGGTGCACACCGAGCCCGAGAACATGGCGCCGATGATCGGCTCGTACGACACGACGATGACCCGGCACATCCTGGAGTCCTTCGTCGCGCAGGCCAGGATCGCGCTGCACGTGCACGTGCCGTACGGGCGCAACGCCCACCACATCGTGGAGTGCCAGTTCAAGGCCCTCGCCCGCGCGCTGCGGTACGCCTCCGAGCGTGACCCGCGCGCCGTGGGAATTCTTCCGTCTACCAAGGGTGCCCTGTGA
- a CDS encoding histidinol-phosphate transaminase, translating into MSGASGPAREPAAGDIGIDDLPVRDELRGQTPYGAPQLDVPVQLNTNENPYPLPEPLVERITERVREAARGLNRYPDRDAVELRTELAAYLSRTGGHPLTTAHVWAANGSNEVIQQLLQTFGGPGRTAIGFEPSYSMHHLIARGTGTGWLSGPRGEDFTIEVTAAVEAITEHRPDIVFITSPNNPTGTAVDAETVLALYEAAQAAKPSLVVVDEAYVEFSHRPSLLPLIEGRPRLVISRTMSKAFGAAGLRLGYLAAHPAVVDAVQLVRLPYHLSAVTQATALAALEHTDTLLGYVETLKAERDRLVDELRALGYEVTDSDANFVQFGRFEDSHAAWRRILDRGVLVRDNGVPGRLRVTAGTPSENDAFLDAVRELKKEQSA; encoded by the coding sequence ATGAGCGGCGCCTCAGGACCGGCCCGGGAGCCCGCCGCCGGGGACATCGGCATCGACGACCTGCCCGTACGGGACGAGCTGCGCGGCCAGACCCCGTACGGCGCGCCCCAACTGGACGTCCCCGTCCAGCTGAACACCAACGAGAACCCGTACCCGCTGCCGGAGCCGCTGGTCGAGCGGATCACCGAGCGGGTCCGCGAGGCCGCGCGCGGGCTCAACCGCTACCCCGACCGGGACGCCGTCGAGCTGCGCACCGAGCTGGCCGCGTACCTCTCCAGGACCGGCGGCCACCCGCTGACCACGGCCCACGTCTGGGCCGCCAACGGATCCAACGAGGTCATCCAGCAGCTGCTCCAGACCTTCGGCGGCCCGGGGCGTACCGCGATCGGCTTTGAACCGTCGTACTCGATGCACCACCTCATCGCGCGCGGCACCGGCACCGGCTGGCTCTCCGGGCCGCGCGGCGAGGACTTCACGATCGAGGTGACGGCCGCCGTGGAGGCGATCACCGAACACCGCCCCGACATCGTCTTCATCACCTCGCCCAACAACCCCACGGGCACCGCCGTCGACGCGGAGACCGTCCTCGCGCTCTACGAGGCGGCCCAGGCCGCCAAGCCGTCCCTGGTCGTCGTGGACGAGGCGTACGTCGAATTCAGCCATCGTCCGTCGCTGCTCCCGCTCATCGAGGGCCGCCCCCGGCTGGTGATCTCCCGCACGATGTCGAAGGCGTTCGGCGCCGCGGGCCTGCGCCTGGGCTATCTCGCCGCCCACCCCGCCGTGGTCGACGCGGTCCAGCTGGTGCGGCTGCCGTACCACCTCTCGGCCGTCACCCAGGCCACCGCGCTCGCGGCCCTGGAGCACACCGATACGCTGCTCGGGTACGTGGAGACACTCAAGGCGGAGCGGGACCGTCTGGTCGACGAGCTGCGGGCCCTCGGCTACGAGGTCACGGACTCGGACGCGAACTTCGTGCAGTTCGGCCGCTTCGAGGACTCCCACGCCGCGTGGCGCCGGATCCTCGACCGGGGTGTCCTCGTGCGCGACAACGGTGTACCGGGACGGCTGCGGGTCACCGCGGGCACCCCGTCCGAGAACGACGCGTTCCTCGACGCGGTACGGGAACTCAAGAAGGAGCAGAGCGCATGA